TAGCAATGACATCCTTGAGAATTTTAATCATACATGGCATTTTAGCTTTAACCTGGCAAAGTGGCAAAGAATTTGTGATCATCTTTGGCGTATACCTATTAAGCCTAAGTTAAAATTCTTCCTGTTGCGCCTCCTCTTGAACAGATTGCCTCTCAAGAAACCTGATCGGAACATTAATGTATGTTTTTTCTAAAGAGTTCTTGAGACTCTTAATCATTTATTCTTTGAATGCCTTTTTGCTAAGGAAGTTTGGTATATGTTTGGCCTTGTCATTAGCTATAatattgatgttgttgatattATTAGTGATCATATTCCCATGCTTAATAAAGATTGTAATTTCTTTTGGTCTGCTCTTTTATCTATTATACTTCAGAATATATGGAAACTAAGGAATGATAATGTGTTTAACAGTAAAAGTAGGGCACTTACTAAGTCTAAGGAGAGTCATCTTGCATAATATTTGCTTGCAGGTTACCATTGTCCTAAGGCTGACTAAAAGGAAATTTGGAAAGTTGATGCAAGATGGCTCAGTGAAGATCTTTAAATGGGAAGTCTCCCATGGATTCACATGGACCAGGCGGGATGAAGACAAAGTTCAGTTTGAGACAACCTTGAATAACTTCATAAGGGAGTTAAATAAGGTCAAAGGCAGAGAGATGCAGTAGCAAGCAGTGGCACTACCAATGGCAGAAATCTTTGTGCACCCTTATTTGGAGCAGCTTCCAGATGGCAGAGAACTGGTTTGGAGAGAAGGGCCACTAGGGTGGGTGGCATGGACAGATATTATCCTCAACAACAATGTTCAggatgttgtttaccagttttaATTAACATATATAAATTTGAGACTTGAACGTATGATTTCATTGCATTAGCACTTAAATTTTTTTATATGATGTAATATCTTCCTACTGGTTTAGTTTAGAAACAAATGCTCTGTTGATACAATGTTGATATAATTTTGTATATGAtgttgatacattgatgatatgctTTGTATTTTGATCTCATGATATTTAGTACAAATATTCAAACTATGACCATTATCCAccaaagcatgcttagcattgatATGCCTAAATTTTACCACAAAATACAAAAGTATATTCTCATTATTAATTGACCTTGTAGGGAGATTAATATCACCAAATGAAATATCATGGTTTGATTAGGACTTGATTCattaaataaaagaattcattATTTTTTGAGATGTAGATCAAAATGTACTATATAAATTTTCTAAAGTGTATTCCATGATCTCTTTATATAACAATGATACATATACTAAATCATAATGAGATAGCTTGTATattttttaattgatcaataatatctgtagcatcctaaaattgcaccgtttgtaattttgactgcattCGGGGCCTTCACCTTAGCGCCTGCATCTCCATGCTTGATTGCGACCTATTTATGCCCCCACCATGCAATAATGccttattttcacattttcatcTTGCTAAACCCTTCACCCTGGCCCAATTATGGGGCACAACTAGGGTGTGGCGCCTTGATCCTCACCAGGACCATGACatcatgccttggtcctccctaattggggcccatTTTAAATcctaggtcctattttgaattTGAGTAAGAAACATTTCCCTGTGTcggcctatgttggaaaattaacaCAATTGATGAcagggcaagtatataaggaggtcttcccctctcatttggatataaggTTCATATACATTCATGATAGATGAAGTTGGGagcacaagcaatcaagcattcaagcattcaagaattcatcatcaatcatttctagaggtcttcaaggctgaatattcttcatctatctattgtggagcaactttacatcattcatttgcaagcatgtgtgtgtgattagggttttgtcatgttcgtgccattttcatacaacatatgtgattacattcaagaagcaaagcatcattatcaatcattgcagatctgaggtatacctttccatcatttatttcaagtatttgcaatattttattcaaggttaattcctaaacaagggtttgacttaggcaaacccctaatcccaacctatttccccttctttctatgcgTAGGAAACGGGTACGGAGTTGTACTCCTCTGAATAAGCTTCATTCACAAAGACAAATCATCTCCCTTTTGCATGCAAAAAGTTCGAAGGACTGTGGTGATGCATCATGGTCCTATCTTTTTAGGAGTTTTTTCGAGGGTCAGATTTGATTCAACTTATactactcagatccaggtgcacgtgAAAATCCTGCATATGTAGCTCACTTTTTCCtcatattttccttcatttttcaacacttaacctattttagtatttcaacttacaaaagaggaaatcaaaaccaattcaatccatttagtattcaatccgtatctgatttgtgactgaatctagtggattctagccctcttttaaatgtaaaggtcCAAAGTGAAAATTGATTCAGTGGTTTCTCCCTTCCATGTTGCAAATTAGTAAATCAAATATTCCCCTTTACAATATCATATTTCATAGGTGCTTTGGATGTAATCTTAgggctagtaagaaacaacaaAGTGCTAGAGGAAAAATTGATTGATTAGATATAAACTTTTGATCCCTAACCAAAATTTGATTGGCATTTAAAACTACTACATGATAACTTTGTAAACTAATATGTGGAATATAAGTAGACTTGGGGAGAAATTCGGTGTCCCCTTAATAATAACTTTAGGTCCCATTAGATTATAAACAATATAattcataatataaattatttGAAGAATATTGACAAGGATCAAAATATATGTCGAAAGGAGTGCTAGAGAAGTTCAAGCTATGCTCAAGCatggaaaggaaagaaaaataggaTATACAATATTATCTCAGTGTCATAAATGAATAACGAATTAGTTAAAATTTAATCAAACCAATGTAAATCTCTATCTCTTAAAGTAAGTATATATTTTCTAATCAACATGATttcatcatccaaatgctcataacTGCAAGAAAGAATGGCTCCACAATTAATGTGGTATCACTAGAACCATAAAAGTCAACATGTAATAATTCCTCACTAAGAGGAAAAATGGCACTATGTAATGTAGGATAAATTAAAACGTTTTTATGAGTGACAAGAGATCAACATGATATTGAAAAGAACTATCATCATATGAGACAACTTGATCATGCATCTAAAAGGGTAGCTCATAGAAATTGTTATCCCTAGACTCCTCACTAGATATACAACCAAGATTACACTATTCCAAGGGTACAAAAAAGGGTATCTAGCATCAAGATATTTAACATCATGAATAAATAAGGTACAATTTCATCACATAAAGaatctgttggtgttggaaataagccacacccagaccgatgatggactggtccaagaggggctagtagctcagtggtagagcactttagcaacgtatggaaggtcctaggttcgagtcctagctggtccatgtctcaacatggtatcaaagctaggtctaggctaggagccccaaacacatgagaggtgtggcttaagggggggtgttgatgttgtaaataagccacacctggattgacaatggactagtccaagaggggcaagtagctcagtggtagagcactccaacaacatatggaaggtcctaggttcgaatcctagctggtccatgtcttaaCAAAATCATCATGAGAGGAGGGAAAGGGATTAAAATCAATAGTTTCACACAAGGCACAAATGAATCCTTaggacatcccaaaaatacattaaagagaaataaattaagCACGAGGGGATATCATTTTCAAGCAATATGCAATAAACATGGACTAGCATATCATAATAGAGAAAGCTTGAGATCATAAATGCATGCTAATAGATGAAACATCATCTAAATGAAATATTTCCTTAAAATTGCATACATGTGTAAACATTACAACCCACATCCTAGTTAGGATTAAAAACCATATAGGCATCATGAGAAGCATACCCTTAATAATGAACCCTGCTTATTTGGCTTTTGTTTCTGCACTTTTCTTTTAGTTATTTCCATCTGGTGTttgaagaatcagattaataaatttgtaaatttgaaaacactgattcactcccctctctctcagtgttcattgattccaacaaggaCATCATCCTTATTCTTTTAATAACCAATTATCTATTTTTACCACTTATTGTAATCTAGCTTAAATCCTAGCTTCAATTTACATAATTCATAATCTATTTAGCAATTaacaatcatatttttttttctattttagtcTTGTAAAACAAACCTTAGGTTTTCATTATTATCATAGAATTTGAACACTCTTCCAGGTCTATTATAATAAACTCAAATGATGATTCTTAGAATCACCCTTCTTAAATAGGTTTTGTATTTACCCAAACTAAAATATAGCAAGGCATTTACATTAGTCTAAAATTTCATAAGATTTCAATTAGTGATCTAATTCAACTATTTTTTTAGATATTTATAAAAATATCTTTTCAAATCACAATAAATAACAAGTTGACACTACATAAATTTTCAAGTAAACTTTATTTATCTTCTCAATATTTCTATTCCAATATCTTAACATTTTGATATTTCTATTAGATTGATAATTATCATCTGCTTTATGAAAACCTATGGTTTATCCTTATATATCTTTGAGTAGGGTCACTTTATTTTCTTATATCATTTAAACTTCTAACTTCCAAGGTTATTTTAAGTGTGGGATTTCCTAACTTTTCTATTTTAAGAGGACCATTGTGTGAATTTGTTTCTTTTAAgacattattttttaatttttatgtttgagAAGTTCCTAGAAATCTTAGGTCTTTTTCACTAAAGTGctaggtgaaaccctaattttgtcaTCGTGACAATTTTATGCCTTCTACTTCTTATGATGATTATTGGGAAGAACATGCATAGATTAAATATATGGACCTTAgttgaaattttatatttatactCCAATGCTAAGGATACGAAGAGTATCAAAGTCTATGCAGTACATTGGATAACATTACAAcaagaaataatataaaaaaataatattacatgTATAGTATATAAGATAACATAGTATTCAAGAGTTGAATCAACTTGCAGTATACTATATTACttataaaaaaattgatatgtACATCAATCCATCATCCATATCCATATTTTCATAATTTATCCTCTAATTTTTATATACATATTATTATCTATAACTCAATTCAATACATCCTTCTATTTATCTATATCTTCTATCTTATTTCTCTCTTTATTTTGtatctattaattttttttatcctATCTATTTAACCCCATCTTATACTGTAATATAAGTATCCTCAATGGGTGTTTCTTTTGTACATGTGATAGCTCTTGGATGTGTCAATGATAAATTCCTTTAGTTGTGGATGAATCTTGTTGAAAGGTCAGCCTTGTCCTACCACATCCTCCTCTCTGAAAAAATGTCTTAGCCTCGAGATGTCATGGATTTTTCCTACATTTGAGAAAATTGTGTACTCCAAAAACTTAAGAAAAAATCTTTACATTATTTTACTTCATTTGATAGTACTTCCCTTTGATTATGAACTTGAAAACATTGGTTATGAAGTATTTGAATGTATACCCATCAACTTCCATATTGATCCTTCTATAAATCATAAGTAGATTCTTCTTGTATTATCTTATTATTAATATTCTCAAGTTATATCTTTAATTATTTTGTTGTTGCAGGCTATCCAAGAAAAAATTGGTAAATAGAGTTTATAGTTCTTTGCTTGTTTCTTATTTTAACTTTTGACTTAGGAGTTTACACTAGCATATTTATTCCTCATCTCTTCAATTTGTTTATTTTAATGTCCTCCAATATCATTGATTGAATTTTATCCTCctaattttgtatttgttgtaacATGTCATCCATAAATTGTTTCAACTATCATTCCATGGTGGCTAAAGTATCTCTAGTAAATTATGGAGATGCTACATGTAGTGTGCTCAATACATTCTCTATTGTATCTACTATATCTACTTGTTTTTTATGCAATTATTCTCTTGTTGTTGATTGTATTTTAccccatagttaaaacatttttaATGGTGATATTTGTGCTAGGTTTCTAATTGGTAATTGTAGAAGTAAATGGTATGGTGGTGGTTGGAGGTGATTTTATATGACTAAAAATTACTTTATTTGTTTCATTATCTTTTGTAATGGTAATTGGAAGGAtgataagagaaaataactttttcaatgaaaaataaaataagagagtaaatgcaaaaaaatattacaaaatattttattaattaaagattAGATGCACATAAGTAATATCAAGTTCaaaaaaataaacacataacaccaaatttgtATGTGACAATCCTTACAGGAAAAATCCCACATTCTAAAATAGAGAGCTCAATCATATTATAGTAACAAATATTACAATACAATGCATAGAGTTAATGCTCTTCAAGAGTTGATATAACAATAGAGAAATATAGAGAAATTTTGGCAATCGAACGACATCTTAGAAAAATAAGCAAAGTGTCTCTCAAAAAAAACTAAGGCACAAACATATTTATAGAGATCACATATGAAAGGTAGGTGCCCATTGTTTAAAAAACCATCTCTCATACCTAGGTACTCAAGTGGTGTCCAAAACAAAAAATTGGCATATCCTAGACACGTTGCAAATGACACTTTCCAAAGCATTAACACCTATCCTTCCATAACGATAAACTTTCCTTATGCACTACACCCACTACATAGAAATTGTCAAAGTTATAATTAGATGTACTCCATGCACATAGAATCCTtttaaaagaaattcaaaaataaatactAGCTACCAAACATCAACTCCTCATGACTCTTTATTCCCGACATAGAAAATTCTAAACCTTGCCAAGTATAAACTCAACGCACAAGGACAAATGTCACCAATGTGGACCTCCTAGGAAAATTACAAATTCATTTACCCAAGATGAGTACCTAGGTGACAAATGTCACAATTTCATGCTCCTCACTACACATGTAGGAAGCCAACTCACAATCAAGTCCCACAAAGTAATATAGCGACATAGTAAGTTGACACTTAGGATATAAAtactaaaataatcaaatatttattcaTGCTTAAGACTTTAAGGTTGAGATaacttaatcccaacattctcccacttgttgaagttCTATCAATTTTCCATCTTCATTGTCTACTCACTACCCCAAGGCCCATAGAACTAGCATGCCATTTGAACTTCTCTATGTCCACTATCTTTGTCAATatatctacaacattcatcaaagtatcAACCTTTTCCATCTTCTACCATATCTTGAACAAAATGGAACTATGcatcaatatgctttgttttggCATGGAATATTGGCTTCTTTGCTAAACAAATAACACTCTATCACAACATATAGTTATATGtcttgcatcaaaaccaatatatgAACATAAATGTTTAAACCAAATGTCTTCCTTGCAAGAATGAGTAGCTTCCATGTACTATATTTCTATAACAAACAAAGCAACTACAACTTGCCACTCactcatccaactaatagcatcaccaaacatcatgaaaacata
This genomic stretch from Cryptomeria japonica chromosome 8, Sugi_1.0, whole genome shotgun sequence harbors:
- the LOC131054678 gene encoding uncharacterized protein LOC131054678, which gives rise to MGIRLLLVWILRLRPVGNPSKTQWLTRLHSLRMLCSSRKLRLPTIQMAEQEVTIVLRLTKRKFGKLMQDGSVKIFKWEVSHGFTWTRRDEDKVQFETTLNNFIRELNKVKGREMQ